Genomic window (Streptomyces sp. NBC_01431):
AGGGCGGCGGCCGCACCGTCGCGCTCGGCTCCTGGGGCGACGGACTGCCCGCCGCCACCCGCGTCCGGCTCGCCGACCTGTCCCTGACCGGGCGGCTCCTTCAGTCCCACTTCAGCGGGGCCGACCTCGGCGGGACTCGAAGCGAGTCCCAAGCCGACGGCCACTCAGCTGGGTCGGATGTGGACAAGCCGCTGGACATCGAGTGGCTGATGACCGAGCGGGGCGACTTCCGGCTGGTCCAGATCCGCCCGTACGCGCTGTGAGCGCGCGCACCGGGGCGGCGGAGATCGGCGAGGGGGTGCTCACGCCCACCGCCCACCGGCTCATCCGCCTCAGCTACGGCTTCCAGCTGCTGTTCAACCTGCTGTGGTGGATGCCGGTCTTCTACGCGTACCAGAGGGAGGCCGGCCTCTCGGACGGGCAGATCTTCGGCATCCAGAGCATCTACTACGTGGCCTTCTGCCTGTTCGAGATCCCGACCGGGCTGATCGCCGACCGGATCGGCACCCGCAACTGCCTGCGGGCGGGCGCTGTGGTGATGACGGCGGCGAACCTGGCTCCGGTGGTCAGCGCCTCCTACACCGGCTTCCTTCTCCACTTCCTCGCCATCGCCCTGGGCCGTTCACTCGCGTCGGGAGCGGCGAGCGCCTACTTGTACGACGGGCTGCGGGCCGAGAAGTGCGACCAGCACTATCTGAAGGCGGAGGGCACCGCACGGGCCCTGGGGCTGGCGGCGAAGGTCGTGTGCTGGCCGCTGGTCGGGCCCCTGATGACGGTCGCCCACACGGCCCCGTACGTGCTCAGCGCCGTCAGCGCCGCGGGCTCCCTCGCCTGCGCCGTCGCGCTGCCACGGCTTACCGGAACGGACGGCCGTACGGGGGAAACGGCCGCCGGCCGCGCGGACGGAGGGCGCAGGGGCGGGGCGTTTCTGCGGGACGCGGGTACCGCGTTGCGCTGCGTGGCTTCGTCGCCGTGGCTGGGCCTGGTGATGGTGCAGGGCGTGGCGGTCTTCACGCTGTCCCGGATCTGCCAGGTCAACCTCTTCCAGCCGATCCTGCTGGACCACGGCATCGGGGAGGCCTCCAGCGGCGCGGTGCTGGCCGCGATGACGATGGCGGAGGCGGTGGCCTCGGCCCGCCCTCAATGGCTGAGCCGTTGCCTGACGCCGGTGGCCTGGGTGTCGATCCTCAGCCTCGTGCTGGCGGGCACCCTGGCGGCCATGGCGCTCGGCGGACCCTGGGCCGTCGTCGCGCTGCTCTGCCTCTTCGCGGCCGCGACCGGCTTTGTGTACCCGGTTCAGCGCAAGCTCGTGAACGACGCGGTGCCCGCGAACGCTCCGCGGGCCACACTGCTGTCGATCGAGAGCATGGTGGACCGCGCGGTGTGCGCGTTGGCCGCGGTCGCGGTGGGCGCCTACCTCTCCGCAGGTCACCTGGACGCCCTGCTGCTGCACAGCGCACTTGCGACCGCGGTGCTGCTCGGGGCCGTCCAACTGCTCCTGCGCAGCGGGGTGGTGGAACGGGATGGCGCCGGGTCCTCAGCGGAAGCCGCCGGGGCCTGGAACCCCACGGCCGCCGGACATCACACCGGAGAATCGGCCCGGCCGACCGAAGGCGCACGCCGCGGACCGCCGTCGGACACCTAACCGCGGCACGGACGAATAACAGAAGCGCGGACGCTGAGGCTCACAGGTTCACTCCGCGCGACCTGCGTCGGGCGCGAGGAGTCGTGAAGCGGGCGGTACGGGGCATCCCAGGCTACGTTGATGAGGACTTGGTGCAGGTCCACGAAGTCACATGTCGCGAAAGTGTGGCAGCGAGGTCGGAGGCGAAGCCGGCACCGACGAGGTCAGCGCGACTGGCAGCAGCAGGCCGAACGAAGTCCAGGCACGTGCGCTCTTGTCGGCCACGATGCGCCGGACAAGCCCGGAGCGGGGTGCCCCCATATTGTCGAGCCCCGCGTGAGACAGGCCTTCGTACCTGCATGTGGTCGAACCCGCCAGTGGGCGGGGCCGGTGTGCTGATGGGGTTCGTGTACGGGTAGATCCGGCCGGTTCGCTGTTTGGGCTCAGGCCGCACGGGTTAACCGGATCCCATGCGATTCCTGTCAGTGAGGTCGGCGCCAGCCGGGGTGGGCTCCCCGGGACGAGGCCACGGGGAAGGGCGTGATGTCACGGCTCAGAGCCTGCTCAAGGCTCTGGACGCGCTCGGTGACGCCAACCAGCTGGACAAGATCACTGGTCCGCTGCAGAGGGCTGTCCGTGCGTTGCCCCTGGGTCCGTACCGCGCTGTCCTTCAGGGGCGGCCGATCGGACATCCGCTGCACCCCGTGCTGGTACAGGTGCCGATCGGTGCGTGGACGTCCGCGGCGGTGCTCGACCTCGTGCCGGGCGCAGGGCGCAATGCGCGTCTGCTGGTGGGTATGGGGGTCGTCTCCGCCGTTCCGGCTGCTTGGGCGGGGTGGGTGGACTGGGCGGAGCAGCCCGAGCGGCAGTTGCGTACCGGAGTGGTGCACGCGGTGTCGAACGGCGTGGCCATCGGCCTGTATGCCGGCTCCTGGGTGGTACGGGGCCGAGGCAAGCCGGTGTTCGGCCGGCTCCTGGGGTTCGCCGGGCTGACCGTGGCCAGCGTCGCCGGAATGATCGGGGGCCATCTGGCCTATCGGCAGGCGGTGGGTGCCAACAAGACTGAGCCGATCGACCACCTGGTGGAGCCGGGGTGGCATCCGGTGGGCAGCGCCGCGGAGTTCTCCGAGGGGCAGGCGGTCCGGCGGATGCTGGGCGGGGTCCCTCTGCTCGTGGTCCGGGAGCGGGACGGCGCATTCCACGTCCTGGTCGACCGGTGCAGCCACATGGCGGGTCCCCTGTCCCAGGGCAAGGTGGCCGACGGGTGCGTCGAGTGCCCGTGGCACGGCAGTGTCTTCCGCTTGGCGGACGGCCGGAACGTTGGGGGCCCGGCCACGGCACCGCAGCCGACCTTCGAAACCCGGCTGACGGAGGAAGGCATGCTGGAGGTCAGGCTGCCCGGCGCGGTCTGAGCACCGGCGGATCCGTGGGTGACAACAGAGCTGTCACCGCCCTGAGTGTGGCAAGGCGAAGTAGGTCAGCCCGGAGCGGGGGCGGCCCCTCAGTGCTGCGCGCGCAGCGCGGCGAGCGCACGGTCGGCGTGTACGCCCATCCTGATCTCGCTGCGGATCACCTCGATGACCGTGCGGTCCCGGCCAATGACGAACGTGACGCGCTTGGTGGGCGCGAGGGAGAAACCCCGGGCAACGCCGAAGCGCGCACGCACCACGCCGTCGGGGTCGGACAGCAGCGGCATCCCCAGGGTGTGGCGCTCTGCGAACTGCTGCTGGCGGTCGACGGGGTCGGCACTGATCCCCACGGGGTGTGCACCGACGGCGGCGAACTCCGCCGCGAGATCGCGGAAGTGGCAGGCTTGGGCAGTACAACCGGGAGTCAGCGCCGCCGGGTAGAAGAACAGCACCACGGGCCCGTCGGCCAGCAGGTCCGAGAGGGCGCGCGCGGTACCGGTCTCGTCGGGGAGCGTGAAGTCTTCGACTGTGTCTCCGACTTCGATACGACGGCTCACGACCGGCCCCCCTCGTTCTTCGCCACGCCCAGGGCCCACCGGACCAGCGGTACCTGCAGCGGCAACCGCCCCAGTGCGACCGCCCTGAAAGGCGCGGGGCGGTGCCACCAGTCGGCGGCCATCTGCACGTTGGCCGGGAACACCGCGACGAAGTACCCCGCGGTGGCCAGCGCGGCGGCACGGCGGGTCCGCGGCGCGGTGAGCCCAACCGCCAGCGCCAGCTCGACGGCGCCGCTGGTGTAGGTCCACATACGAGGAGAGCCCGGCAGAGCCCGCGGTACGAGCGAGTCGAACTGCTTCGGGACGGCGCAGTGCGCCACCGCTGCCCCGGCGAGCAGTCCGGCCAGATACAGCGGGGACCGATTTGACGGTGCCGTGACGCCTCCTTCGCTGACGCGGTCACCTTACTCCACAGTAGGTTCGGGACCAGAGCTGGGCGGAGACGGATGCTGGGTGCGCTTTCCTTGCCTCGCCGACCAATTGGGCGCGCTTCTTTCGGTATCGCCGGGATCGTGGCCGCCGAGTACTCCTTCACCCGCCGTCGCACCACCGCCAAGGAAGATCCCATCGACCGCGCCGGCCGGCAGAACTGGCGGATGCCCCCGCTGGAGACGCTGACCACGCCCACCATGTCCACCGCCCGCAAGCTCGGCATGGGCGCCCTGCCACCTATTTGTTCATCGCGATGAAACTGGTGATCGTCAAGATCGTTCAGATGGCTCTCGGCCGCTGACTTCCCGCGATCCGGGGGAAGTTGACCGCCCACGGCGCCCATCCCCGCAGCCATGTGCGGGGCTCGATCCACCAAGAATGTCCCCCGTGGACGGCCCCACCTGACCGCCGCTGTGGTCGGGTGGTTCAGCTCAGGGGGTGCGGCGCAAGGACGGTCAGCCACAGCAGCACGATGGTGGCAATGCCCATCAACGGGGTCAGTATCTCGGTCTCCACCTTGTTGCCGCTGCGTTTGATCAGCACGATTTCGTACCGGGTCTTGAGCGGCCACAGCCACGGCGCGCCGCGTTTGGTGATGGAGTCGCCGAGTAGATGGGCCAGGCAGCCCAGGCCGATGGCGTAGGGCAGCCAACCGGGCGTGGAGGGGATGAACTTGGCGATCGCCGCGGTGCCCAGGGCGGACATGGCAACGATGGTGCCCCAGGCGTGGAAGCCGTGGCCGGGTGGGCACAGGTTGAGCGCTCGCACAGCCAGGGCGAGCAGGAAGAAGGTGATGCCAAGTGTGAACGGCCGCCCCAAATAGGCGATCCCGGCCCAACTGCCGAGAACCATGGCGGCGATGAAGAACAGGGAGTGGGTGGCGTGGCGGTGACCGCCCGAGATCCAGGCGACGAACCGGCAGAGCTGCCGGGAGACCGGGCCGAGGAAGTTGGCGATCGTCCCGTCGTGATGGTCGAGGTCGGGCAGCAGGGCGGCGCCGGCGCACAGCACAGTGCCCATGAGGATCTCCTGCGGCGCCAGATGGGTGTGGAGCACCATCGGCGGCAGGTAGGGTGCGGCGCCCGCGAAGAGCAGCGCGCCGCTGACGGCATGGGAATGACCCATCATGGTGTGGTTGTTCTCCCCCGGTTCGGCGCCATTGAAGGGGCGCGCGTCACATGGCCGTGCGTCAGATATTGGTGAGGCGTTCGCCCTTGCGGTCCTCCATGATGTGGTCCACACACACGGCCAGGATGATCAGCAGTGTCGCGTCGGGCTGGCTCATCACGTCGACCGCGTAGGCGTCGCGGATGGTGAACCAGCGGCGAGAGATGTGACCCAGGGTGGTGCCGTCGTGCTGGATGTCGAACTCGCGATCCCAGAGGTTGCCCGTGATGCGCAGCCTGCGGCCGTCGTTCAAACGTATCTTGAAGCGGTCCCCGAACATACGGAACGCCCGCTTGCTGATCACGCCGACCATCTCGCCGTCCTGCTTGATCAGGATGGTGTGATGCAGTGTGAGGGCCTTCTTGACGATGCTCGCGACCTGGTTGCCATGGGTGTCCACGAAGTCGAACGTGGTTCGCAGACGCAGCAGTTTGCGATTGACCTTGAACAGCTTTTCCCGGTGCTCGGTCTCTACCCACGCTTCCTCGTGGAAAGCCAGCATCCGGTCGCGTACCAGATATCGCATGGAGTGTCCCCGTTCAGGCCGTTCATGATCCTCAGTGGTGCCGTTGCGTGATGGCCACCCGGCTGGAAGAGAACGTGAGGGCCTCGCCCCGGCATCATAGTTGCATGCTTGCGCAATCCAAGACATGGGGTGCCCGCGGACGTGGGGGGGGGTGAACGGCGCGCGGCGGCGGGCTGGTTGGATGGGGTGTGGTCCGCAGGGTCGGCGCGCGCCGTCTCGATGGGGGAGTAGTGGATGCGGGGCGCGGCATCGGCCGCACCGGGCCGCAGGACCGAGCCCGGCAACCAACTCTGGCCGGGCTACTGCTCGCGCTCGCCGTCGTTCTGATCCCCGCCACCTGCACTTGCATCCGGACCCGCGCACGCTGCGAGCGGCACCGGCGCAGTGACCGACGCGCTGGAGAAGAGCCCCGTGTACGTCGATCCGCGGGCCGAGCGCCAGTTGCCGAAGTCCGACGCCGATGCGCTCGTGAAGAAGATCAGGGACGCGGGCAAGCCGGTGTGCGTGGCGGCTCTGCCGCAGAGCGCCGGATTCCCCCCGGCCGCCGTCCTGAAAGACGTGCGCTCGCTCACCGGTCTCACCGGTTGTCTACGCGATTCGTTGCCGCACGGAGGACCGGACTCGTGATCACTGCTCTGGCAACCCAACAGCCGTGGCGCTGGGCGCTGTCAGCCCAGGAAGTCCATCAACTGGTCATTGAGGGGGCCTGGATCGGTGAGCGGCAGGGAATGGTGGGTGGTTCCCGGGAGCAGTGTCACCTTGGCCTGTGGGAGCGTCCGGTGGGCCTGGGCGGCGACCTTGACAGCGTGGTGGGTGCGGCTGCGCTCCGCGAGTAGGACAAGGACCGGCATGCGCAGGCCGTCGGCTCGGGCGCGGCCGCCGACGATGAGCTTGCGGCCGGGAACGGTGGTGGCCAGTGCATAGAGGCGCTGCCAGGTCTCGTCCGGGTGGGTGCCTGCCGTCTCCCAGGCCAGGAAGGCACGGGCACGGGCTTGACTCGGGCGGATCAGGGCGGGCAGCGCGCGTAGCAGGTAGCCGGGGCGGAACCCGGCGAAGACCTGGGTGGGGTCGATGAGCGCGAGACGGTCGATGCGCTGCGGCGCATGCAGCGCGTACTTGACGGCCAGGCAGGCGCCGTAGGAGTGACCGCACAGATGCGTACGGGCGAGCCCGAGTCCGTCCAGCAGCGCGTCCAGCCACGCTGTCAGATCGTCGGCGCGCTTCAGCGGTGTTCCCCCTCTTTGGGTGCGGCCGGCGTCGCCCAGGAGATCAACCGCGTGGACCCGGTATCTCGCGCCGAGAGCCGGTGCGTTGGCGAACCACACCAGGCCGGTGGCCGAGCCGCCGGGCAGCAGCACGAGTGGAGTGCCGCCCTCCGGGCCGTACACATGGACTCGACTGCGCCCGTACGGCGTGGCGATGTCGCGTTCCTCAGTTGTTTCGGGCCAGCGCGTCCGAAGGGCGTCGTAGGCAAGGTCGAAGGAGGAGAGTGGCACTAGCATACCTCTCGCTGATCGATAATCTCGGTCAACGAGATATTATTGCAGGAGCCCGAAGGAGTTGTGAATGGACGATCAGAGCCCCACGATGCGGCTGGTGCACCTGCTGCGCGCGGTCACGGTGGAATTCGATGGACTCGGCGCCGAGTTCGCCGCGCGCCACGGGCTGCATCCCACTGATGTGCGGGCGCTGATCCACCTTCTGGACGCGGCACGGTCCGGTACCCGGGCCACGCCCGGCTGGCTCGGCGAGCAACTGCGCCTGAACTCCGCCGGGACCACCGCGTTGGTGGATCGGCTGGAGCGGCTCGGACTGCTCCGGCGCAGCAGGGACACAGTCGACCGGCGACGCGTGCTTCTGGAGGTGGAGGAGAAGGCGACGGAACTCGGGTCGGCCTTCTTCGGGCCGGTGATCGGCGAGGTGGTGTCCGTCGCCGAGGGTTTCGAGGCGGGCGAGTTGGAGACGGTGCGTCGCTTTCTGACCGCCGTACTGGAGTCCACCGCGCGGGCGCGTTCCGTCTGACAGGGCGTCGGTGCGGGGCCTGACGGTTCCGATGAAGTGGGGCGGGGGAGCGGGCCCCCGCCTCCGCCCGTTCTTTGAATCCGGCTGTCATTGCCCGGGGGCGCCCGGAGGGACTGCGGCGGGCGCACACACTGGCCGGGGGTCTGCGGCCCGGCCGTTGCACCCGCCGGCGGTCCAGGAAGTCGACCGTCCGGGGGCGCCGCCCAGTTGCGCATGACGCATCAGCCCGTCGACGCACTGGAAACCCCATTGTCTGCTGAGGCGAGGCCGTCGGTCCGGGGCCCGGAAGCCGGGGTCCGGACCGACGGACTGGGCGGGCCGATGTGCGCAGGGCTGTACAGGCCCGGCTCGGGGCGTCCGCTACCTGAAGAGGCGGTCGCCGCTGGTGGCCATGCGATGGGTGGAGCTGTGGTGGTTCACCCAGTCGCGTACGAGGTTGATGGCGTTGGCGCACTGCCAGCTGTTGTCGTACTCGCGAACTCCGGTGAAGGCGCCGTAGCCCGCGATGATGCCGTCGACATGTGCGTCACCCAGCAGCTTGTCGACGTACCAGGGGTCGTTGTAGGTGGTCGTCCAGGAGAACGTGGCCGCGAGCTTTCCGGCGGCACGGTCCCCGGCGCCCTTCTTGAGTTCCGCGCACGTGTTCCAGGTGGCTTCGGTGCAGTTGCCGAACCCCTTGGTGATGTCGCTGTCGCCGTAGTCCATTGCCCGGTGACCGGCCGGGAATCCGGAGCCGGACCGGTTGAAGGCGCCCTGAGCCTGGTCGCGGGTCCCGGTCGTCGTGATGCCCTCCAGCGGGCCGAGTTTGCCTTCGAGGCTCTTCCAGCCCCTGCCGCCGACGTCGGGGGTGCTGCCGCCGTGGTACTCGTAGAAGCCGTAGAGCACCTGGATCCCGGCAGCCGTCAGCCTCTGGGCCTTGTCGCGCAGACCGGCAACGCTACAGGTGCGGTTGGGTGCTTCTCCGCAGTAGTTGGGGTCCTTGATGTCCAGCCAGACCAGCGCCAGCCGGCGTCCGGTCTTGGCATTGGAGACGATGCGGTCGATCATGCTGTCGAAGCTGGGGCCGTACCGGTTCTCACCGGCCGAGGAACAGTCGTGATAGGCGCGCCATTCGTTCGGGTTGTACCAGGCACACACGTCGATCTCGATGCCGTTGGCACCATGGTTGAGCGCGGCGTCCACACCGTCCAGGGTGTCGACCCGGTGCGCGATGGCGTAGATCGCGTGACGCTGATCGGCCGCTGCCGCCGGGGTCGTACCGAGTATGGTGGCGCCGATCATCCCGCACAGTGCCGCCATCAGGGCTAATAACACCCGCGGGCGGGCGCCATGTCGAAGCTGAGTGGTCAAGAACGTTCTCCTTGAGGTCGGTGCCCTGGAGCGGACACATGAAGTCCGCCCCGCCCCGCTTGCGAAGTGCGGCCGTCGGAAGATCGGCGTGACTCAACGGAAGGTCGAAGTGGCAGCGGGGGAGGGGGACTTGACGATCTCCAGCTTGCGGGTGGATCCGCTCCGGGCGCCACAGAGCAGGGCCAATTTGGGACGGTGGAACGAGGAATATGCTCTTGGCTTGGGGAAATGTAAGCAGCCTGGAACGCTGAAATGGGACGTGCCGGACGTGACGGCAAGCGAGCCTTGGTCTCCGTAATGCACGAGTTCGTCATCGCGCTCCGGCACGGCCTGCGCGACAAGGCCGCCTGTCGCGAGCTCGGCGCGGCCGCCTCACCCGCCCCCGATTCCGAGCGCGTCGGCGCCGCATGGCCAGGGGAGCCAACAGCCTCGGCCCTACTATCCGCTGCGAGCTCATCCCTACCGGTCGAACCGGAATCCCCACGACACGTATGTACTGGCCCTCCGGACGGGCCCCTCCCGGGACGGGGCTTCCGGGGGTGTCAGATCATCAGCAGGAGTCGGGTGTGAGCCACGAGCTTCCGGTTCACGCTGGTGCTCTGCACGAAGATGGTGAAGTCGTCGTTGTGGTCCGGCTTGACGCGGGCCTCGGTGTTCGGCAGGCCGAGCAGGGCGCGGGCCTCGGGGCCCGTGTACACCCGGTCCGTCTTCTTCTCGAGCACCGCTATCTGCTTCTGCGCCTGGATCTTCTCCGTCTTGCTCAGCTGGTAGAACGCACAACCGGTGCGGTAGGCATGCCCGCATTCGATGACCCAGTCGCGGATCGCCGCGTCACGAGCCACCGGTATCAGCTGGTACTCCGACGGGTCCACGGGGGTGAGACCGGCCGCCTTGATGGTGTCCTTGTTGACCGCCTCCGAGCCCGTGGAGAACACCGCCCGCGATCCGCGGATGCCCTGGGTGCGGCCCACCATGAAGTTCTCGGTGGCCTGCCGGATGACCTGCCCGGCCTCCTCCAGACCCCGGGTGCTCGTGGCGTCCCAGATGGCGATGTTGTCCTTCGGGAACCCGCACTGCATGGCCTCGCGCTTGCCCATCTGGTCCGGCACAAGGACGGCCAGCGTCCAGTTGTCGTCCTGCGTCGCGATCATGTCGGAGACGGCCGCCACCAGTTCACGCGGATTCTTGGCAGGTGCATCGGGGCAGCGATGGCTTGCGTTCTCCTGCCCGTCGGTCAGGACGAACGTCAGGAAGCTGTGGTCGCCGTACAGTTGAGCGGTCTGCGCCAGCTCTCCCTGCGATTTCAGCGCGGCCGCCAGCAGCGCCGTCATCCCACCGACCCGGTACAGCTGCTTCAGCGACGGCATCCGCAGCACGTCCTTGTCGTAGATGACGCACTCCACCTTGTCCGCGAAGACGTACACCGTCACGCGGGTCTCCTGGTCCAGCTCCCCCGATCGCCGGGCAAGGTACGCGATCTGCTGGTCGGCGACCTCGACGACCTTGCTACTCAGGTGCGACATCGACGAACTGGCATCCAACACGAGAGCAACGTGGTTGATGTAGTTCTGGCTTCCGGACATGGCAAATCCCCCTCTTGTTCTTTCCGAACTCGATGGATCCACCGTCTCACCCACCACTGACAATCGGACCTGGCTCCCAGACCGGTGAACGGGCCATCGGACCGGAGTGAGCCGGACCTCGACGGCCCAGTGTCCGAGACGGCCTGTGCCCTCATGTCCTCGGTATGTGAGGACAGGCCGTTGCCGCGATGGGCTCGTTTGGCACATGACAACCGGCACGCGCGGGGGAGAGTCGCCTCTCGCGTGGCGGACACGCGACCGTTCGTCCGCGCCCAGTCGGAGGGCCTGGAGTGAAGAGTGCCCGCAGGCGTACGGACCGGGGCAGGCTCAGTGCCCGCCCTTGACCGGCTGGCGGTCGATGCACGCCGAATTCGAGGGCGGCTCCTCCGACTGCTGCCCGCCCTTGATATGCACCTGCGCGCCGAGCCTGACAGCGTCATACACCGGCTTGCCCGACGCGGGCGCGACTCCGACAGCACCGAAGATGTGATCCTCGCCGACGTCGGGAAGGTCGGCGGCGGTCAGTTCGAACAGCAGGAGCCGCTGCTGGTGGTTGTGGTCGGTGAAGGTGACGGCCCAGTTCCTGGAGCCCGCCCGCCCGACTCCGACAACGCCACGTGATCGGGGCTTGGTTCGGGCACGAGCCGCGTCGCCGTCTCGCCCCGAACCAGGTCCCACCAGTGCCGTGCCCGCCGCCACCGGCTCATCGCCAGGCG
Coding sequences:
- a CDS encoding MFS transporter produces the protein MSARTGAAEIGEGVLTPTAHRLIRLSYGFQLLFNLLWWMPVFYAYQREAGLSDGQIFGIQSIYYVAFCLFEIPTGLIADRIGTRNCLRAGAVVMTAANLAPVVSASYTGFLLHFLAIALGRSLASGAASAYLYDGLRAEKCDQHYLKAEGTARALGLAAKVVCWPLVGPLMTVAHTAPYVLSAVSAAGSLACAVALPRLTGTDGRTGETAAGRADGGRRGGAFLRDAGTALRCVASSPWLGLVMVQGVAVFTLSRICQVNLFQPILLDHGIGEASSGAVLAAMTMAEAVASARPQWLSRCLTPVAWVSILSLVLAGTLAAMALGGPWAVVALLCLFAAATGFVYPVQRKLVNDAVPANAPRATLLSIESMVDRAVCALAAVAVGAYLSAGHLDALLLHSALATAVLLGAVQLLLRSGVVERDGAGSSAEAAGAWNPTAAGHHTGESARPTEGARRGPPSDT
- a CDS encoding Rieske 2Fe-2S domain-containing protein, which translates into the protein MGSPGRGHGEGRDVTAQSLLKALDALGDANQLDKITGPLQRAVRALPLGPYRAVLQGRPIGHPLHPVLVQVPIGAWTSAAVLDLVPGAGRNARLLVGMGVVSAVPAAWAGWVDWAEQPERQLRTGVVHAVSNGVAIGLYAGSWVVRGRGKPVFGRLLGFAGLTVASVAGMIGGHLAYRQAVGANKTEPIDHLVEPGWHPVGSAAEFSEGQAVRRMLGGVPLLVVRERDGAFHVLVDRCSHMAGPLSQGKVADGCVECPWHGSVFRLADGRNVGGPATAPQPTFETRLTEEGMLEVRLPGAV
- a CDS encoding peroxiredoxin, which encodes MSRRIEVGDTVEDFTLPDETGTARALSDLLADGPVVLFFYPAALTPGCTAQACHFRDLAAEFAAVGAHPVGISADPVDRQQQFAERHTLGMPLLSDPDGVVRARFGVARGFSLAPTKRVTFVIGRDRTVIEVIRSEIRMGVHADRALAALRAQH
- a CDS encoding DoxX family protein; amino-acid sequence: MYLAGLLAGAAVAHCAVPKQFDSLVPRALPGSPRMWTYTSGAVELALAVGLTAPRTRRAAALATAGYFVAVFPANVQMAADWWHRPAPFRAVALGRLPLQVPLVRWALGVAKNEGGRS
- a CDS encoding metal-dependent hydrolase, which codes for MMGHSHAVSGALLFAGAAPYLPPMVLHTHLAPQEILMGTVLCAGAALLPDLDHHDGTIANFLGPVSRQLCRFVAWISGGHRHATHSLFFIAAMVLGSWAGIAYLGRPFTLGITFFLLALAVRALNLCPPGHGFHAWGTIVAMSALGTAAIAKFIPSTPGWLPYAIGLGCLAHLLGDSITKRGAPWLWPLKTRYEIVLIKRSGNKVETEILTPLMGIATIVLLWLTVLAPHPLS
- a CDS encoding LURP-one-related/scramblase family protein gives rise to the protein MRYLVRDRMLAFHEEAWVETEHREKLFKVNRKLLRLRTTFDFVDTHGNQVASIVKKALTLHHTILIKQDGEMVGVISKRAFRMFGDRFKIRLNDGRRLRITGNLWDREFDIQHDGTTLGHISRRWFTIRDAYAVDVMSQPDATLLIILAVCVDHIMEDRKGERLTNI
- a CDS encoding alpha/beta fold hydrolase, which codes for MLVPLSSFDLAYDALRTRWPETTEERDIATPYGRSRVHVYGPEGGTPLVLLPGGSATGLVWFANAPALGARYRVHAVDLLGDAGRTQRGGTPLKRADDLTAWLDALLDGLGLARTHLCGHSYGACLAVKYALHAPQRIDRLALIDPTQVFAGFRPGYLLRALPALIRPSQARARAFLAWETAGTHPDETWQRLYALATTVPGRKLIVGGRARADGLRMPVLVLLAERSRTHHAVKVAAQAHRTLPQAKVTLLPGTTHHSLPLTDPGPLNDQLMDFLG
- a CDS encoding MarR family transcriptional regulator; this translates as MDDQSPTMRLVHLLRAVTVEFDGLGAEFAARHGLHPTDVRALIHLLDAARSGTRATPGWLGEQLRLNSAGTTALVDRLERLGLLRRSRDTVDRRRVLLEVEEKATELGSAFFGPVIGEVVSVAEGFEAGELETVRRFLTAVLESTARARSV
- a CDS encoding phospholipase translates to MIGATILGTTPAAAADQRHAIYAIAHRVDTLDGVDAALNHGANGIEIDVCAWYNPNEWRAYHDCSSAGENRYGPSFDSMIDRIVSNAKTGRRLALVWLDIKDPNYCGEAPNRTCSVAGLRDKAQRLTAAGIQVLYGFYEYHGGSTPDVGGRGWKSLEGKLGPLEGITTTGTRDQAQGAFNRSGSGFPAGHRAMDYGDSDITKGFGNCTEATWNTCAELKKGAGDRAAGKLAATFSWTTTYNDPWYVDKLLGDAHVDGIIAGYGAFTGVREYDNSWQCANAINLVRDWVNHHSSTHRMATSGDRLFR
- a CDS encoding VWA domain-containing protein translates to MSGSQNYINHVALVLDASSSMSHLSSKVVEVADQQIAYLARRSGELDQETRVTVYVFADKVECVIYDKDVLRMPSLKQLYRVGGMTALLAAALKSQGELAQTAQLYGDHSFLTFVLTDGQENASHRCPDAPAKNPRELVAAVSDMIATQDDNWTLAVLVPDQMGKREAMQCGFPKDNIAIWDATSTRGLEEAGQVIRQATENFMVGRTQGIRGSRAVFSTGSEAVNKDTIKAAGLTPVDPSEYQLIPVARDAAIRDWVIECGHAYRTGCAFYQLSKTEKIQAQKQIAVLEKKTDRVYTGPEARALLGLPNTEARVKPDHNDDFTIFVQSTSVNRKLVAHTRLLLMI